In Zingiber officinale cultivar Zhangliang chromosome 6A, Zo_v1.1, whole genome shotgun sequence, a single genomic region encodes these proteins:
- the LOC121996634 gene encoding probable pyridoxal 5'-phosphate synthase subunit PDX1.1: MSDAGVVTVYGSGAALEPKKSSTFSVKVGLAQMLRGGVIMDVVTPEQARLAEEAGACAVMALERVPADIRAQGGVARMSDPGLVKEIKRAVTIPVMAKARIGHFVEAQILEAIGVDYVDESEVLTLADDQNHINKHNFRVPFVCGCRDLGEALRRIREGAAMIRTKGEAGTGNIIEAVRHVRSVMGDIRALRNMDDDEVFAFAKRIAAPYDLVMQTKQLGRLPVVHFAAGGVATPADAALMMQLGCDGVFVGSGIFKSGDPAQRARAIVQAVTHYSDPEILAEVSCGLGEAMVGINLSDPKVERFASRSE, translated from the coding sequence ATGTCGGACGCCGGCGTAGTCACGGTCTACGGCAGCGGCGCCGCCCTGGAGCCGAAGAAATCCTCGACCTTCTCCGTCAAAGTGGGGCTCGCCCAGATGCTGCGCGGCGGCGTCATCATGGACGTCGTCACCCCCGAGCAGGCCCGCCTCGCCGAGGAGGCTGGCGCCTGCGCCGTCATGGCGCTGGAGCGCGTCCCCGCCGACATCCGCGCCCAAGGCGGCGTCGCGCGCATGTCGGATCCGGGCCTCGTCAAGGAGATCAAGCGCGCCGTCACCATCCCCGTTATGGCCAAGGCACGCATCGGCCACTTCGTGGAGGCGCAGATCCTGGAGGCCATCGGCGTCGACTACGTGGACGAGAGCGAGGTCCTCACCCTTGCCGACGACCAGAACCACATCAACAAGCACAATTTCCGCGTGCCCTTCGTATGCGGCTGCCGCGACCTCGGGGAGGCCCTGCGCCGCATCCGCGAGGGCGCCGCCATGATCCGCACCAAGGGCGAAGCGGGCACCGGTAATATCATCGAGGCCGTCCGCCATGTCCGTTCCGTCATGGGCGACATCCGCGCCCTGCGCAACATGGACGATGATGAGGTTTTCGCCTTCGCCAAGCGCATCGCTGCCCCTTACGACCTCGTCATGCAGACCAAGCAGCTCGGTAGGCTCCCCGTCGTCCACTTCGCTGCAGGCGGAGTGGCCACCCCTGCTGATGCTGCCCTCATGATGCAGCTCGGCTGTGATGGCGTCTTCGTTGGATCTGGCATCTTTAAGAGCGGTGATCCGGCACAAAGGGCTAGGGCGATCGTGCAAGCGGTCACCCATTACAGCGATCCAGAGATCCTCGCTGAAGTGAGCTGCGGCCTTGGGGAGGCCATGGTTGGGATCAATCTCAGTGACCCCAAGGTCGAGAGGTTTGCTAGCCGCTCAGAGTAA